In one window of Tellurirhabdus rosea DNA:
- a CDS encoding M64 family metallopeptidase translates to MKYYVTSLLFLWLVEATQAQRFPVDTLQKTGPLPNRVNIVIVGDGFTAQEMNAFSEAARRFMNAFLESAPYRNYQQYFNFFAIQVPSKESGATNPGTAPDAYPDQPVETKDTYFGASFGALNIHRLVVVQKYSALTNVLAENFPAYSQVVVIVNSPWYGGSGGPHTVFTLHSTAYLIALHEMGHSFGFLKDEYWAGEQFAAEAPNMTRNSNPATVVWKAWLQTFNIGVFGHGTGWYKPTSQQCLMERLDQQLCAVCREATVRRILQRVNPVEGYNPATSGPVVVRKPETFRLNLLRPFPNTLRVEWRLDGALVGRNTDEVTLSPAQIPNRTGRLTATVADTTDLIRMEGGRPYLTYNRDWNLDRPLDTLRVRVAAARNPVCLGSQTVLTAEGCLQGTVVWSTGQSGPTIAVQPTAPTTYTATCSVGGAFVVIPGQITMNVSPRPDIRATNSGPALEGETVTLTATGGISYAWTGPDGFVSAAESPRLSNIRMRQAGQYVVEGINADGCQDTARTTVVVSPLLQLEERLPVGVIRVYPNPARDLLTVETSLSGEVRFQLFDLSGRLRIARTFESNLTMPLADLAKGVYFYRITQQGRQTTGKVMVE, encoded by the coding sequence ATGAAGTACTACGTTACCAGTCTGCTTTTTCTGTGGCTGGTGGAAGCCACGCAGGCGCAGCGGTTTCCGGTTGATACGCTGCAAAAAACAGGGCCGTTACCGAACCGAGTCAACATTGTCATCGTCGGCGACGGGTTTACGGCCCAGGAAATGAACGCCTTTTCGGAGGCGGCCCGCCGCTTCATGAACGCCTTTCTGGAGTCGGCTCCTTACCGGAATTACCAGCAGTACTTTAATTTTTTTGCGATTCAGGTGCCCTCGAAGGAAAGCGGAGCGACCAATCCCGGCACCGCCCCCGACGCCTATCCGGACCAGCCCGTCGAAACGAAGGACACCTATTTCGGCGCGTCGTTTGGTGCCCTGAATATTCACCGGCTGGTGGTCGTTCAAAAATATTCGGCGCTTACGAATGTTCTGGCCGAAAACTTTCCGGCCTACAGTCAGGTGGTGGTTATCGTCAACTCGCCCTGGTACGGCGGTTCGGGCGGACCGCATACCGTGTTCACGCTCCACTCCACGGCGTACCTGATTGCCCTGCACGAAATGGGGCACTCGTTTGGCTTTCTGAAAGATGAGTATTGGGCCGGTGAGCAATTTGCCGCCGAAGCGCCCAACATGACCCGCAACAGCAATCCGGCGACCGTCGTCTGGAAGGCCTGGCTCCAGACGTTCAATATCGGCGTTTTCGGCCACGGAACGGGCTGGTATAAACCCACCAGCCAGCAGTGCCTGATGGAGCGGCTGGACCAGCAGCTGTGCGCGGTTTGCCGGGAGGCTACCGTGCGCCGCATCCTGCAGCGGGTCAATCCGGTGGAAGGCTACAACCCTGCCACCAGCGGCCCGGTCGTCGTCCGAAAGCCCGAAACCTTCCGGCTGAACCTGCTCAGGCCGTTCCCCAACACGCTGCGCGTGGAGTGGCGCCTCGACGGCGCGCTGGTGGGCCGCAACACGGACGAGGTGACGCTTTCGCCCGCTCAGATACCCAATCGCACCGGGCGGCTGACGGCTACCGTGGCGGACACAACGGACCTGATCCGGATGGAGGGAGGCCGCCCGTACCTGACTTACAACCGGGACTGGAATCTGGACCGACCGCTGGACACGCTTCGGGTACGGGTAGCGGCCGCCCGCAATCCGGTTTGCCTCGGGAGTCAGACGGTGCTCACCGCCGAAGGTTGCCTGCAGGGAACCGTTGTCTGGTCAACGGGGCAGAGCGGCCCGACCATCGCCGTGCAGCCGACCGCACCGACCACCTACACGGCCACCTGCTCCGTCGGCGGGGCGTTCGTCGTGATTCCGGGCCAAATTACGATGAACGTGAGCCCACGACCGGACATCCGGGCGACCAACAGCGGCCCGGCCCTGGAAGGCGAAACGGTAACGCTGACCGCCACGGGAGGGATTTCCTACGCCTGGACGGGCCCCGATGGCTTTGTGTCGGCGGCGGAAAGTCCCCGGCTTTCGAACATCCGGATGCGGCAGGCGGGTCAATACGTGGTGGAAGGGATAAACGCGGACGGATGTCAGGACACGGCCCGCACGACGGTCGTAGTGTCGCCCCTGCTTCAGCTGGAAGAGCGGCTGCCCGTGGGCGTTATCCGAGTGTATCCCAACCCGGCCCGCGACCTGTTAACGGTTGAAACGTCGCTTTCCGGCGAAGTCCGGTTTCAGCTCTTTGACCTGAGCGGAAGACTGAGAATAGCCCGGACCTTTGAAAGCAACCTTACGATGCCGCTGGCCGATCTGGCAAAGGGCGTTTACTTCTACCGGATCACCCAACAGGGGCGACAGACCACCGGCAAGGTAATGGTGGAATAA
- a CDS encoding ROK family protein: protein MNVGIEIGGTKLQVVSGNGQIEQRFRFAVDKAQGATGILEQIERALTQVNGQIDAVGVGFGGPVDGQTGRITTSHQIDGWTGFGLADWLRERTRCPQIRVENDANVAALGEALHGAGRGFRHVFYVTLGSGVGGGMVVGGQIYRGAMPGEAEIGHLRLDRYGKTLESVCSGWAVDREIRRALDELPSESLLKRLVGEQTSGEARFLGEAWARGDGTARRILHRLCDDLAFGLSHVVHLFHPEVIILGGGLSLIGEPLRAGVEKILPDYVMQAFQPPSAIRLAKLGEDVVPMGALSL, encoded by the coding sequence ATGAACGTAGGCATCGAAATTGGCGGCACCAAACTGCAGGTGGTGTCGGGCAACGGGCAGATCGAACAGCGTTTCCGGTTTGCCGTGGATAAGGCCCAGGGCGCAACGGGCATTCTGGAACAGATCGAACGTGCCTTGACGCAGGTGAACGGGCAAATCGACGCCGTGGGCGTCGGCTTCGGCGGACCCGTGGACGGACAGACGGGCCGGATCACCACCTCGCACCAGATTGACGGCTGGACCGGATTCGGCCTCGCCGACTGGCTCCGCGAACGGACCCGCTGCCCGCAGATTCGGGTGGAAAACGATGCCAACGTGGCCGCTCTCGGCGAGGCCCTGCACGGAGCCGGGCGCGGTTTCAGGCACGTTTTTTACGTAACGCTGGGCAGCGGCGTCGGCGGAGGCATGGTCGTCGGCGGCCAGATTTACCGGGGAGCCATGCCCGGCGAGGCCGAAATCGGGCACCTCCGGCTGGATCGGTACGGCAAGACTCTGGAGTCCGTCTGTTCGGGCTGGGCCGTGGACCGCGAAATCCGCCGGGCGCTGGATGAACTGCCCAGCGAATCCCTGCTGAAACGGCTCGTGGGTGAGCAGACCAGCGGTGAGGCCCGCTTTCTGGGAGAAGCCTGGGCGCGGGGCGACGGCACGGCCCGCCGGATTCTGCACCGGCTCTGCGATGACCTTGCCTTTGGACTGTCGCACGTGGTTCACCTTTTTCATCCGGAGGTGATCATTCTCGGCGGCGGGCTTTCGCTCATCGGCGAACCCCTGCGGGCGGGCGTCGAGAAAATCCTGCCGGACTACGTCATGCAGGCGTTCCAGCCGCCCTCGGCCATCCGGCTCGCCAAACTGGGGGAAGATGTGGTGCCGATGGGGGCCCTTTCGTTGTAA
- a CDS encoding HAD family hydrolase has protein sequence MSGFSFAALFDMDGVLVDNLNYHVQAWRTFAHHHGRTLTLEDYFRHVNGRVAADALPFVLGRDLSRDEIVAFTEEKEATYRQLYGPDLQPTPGLIPFLQTLKTSGTGLAVGTSAPFSNIGFTLDGLRIRSYFDAVVDASMISRGKPDPEIYLQAAERLGVPPSRCVVFEDAYSGIEAGLRAGMKVVALATTHTPGELAGCGAHHIIPNFEAGLERGLHRLDNWL, from the coding sequence ATGAGCGGATTCTCTTTTGCCGCGCTGTTTGACATGGACGGCGTTCTGGTCGATAACCTGAATTACCATGTCCAGGCGTGGCGCACTTTTGCCCACCACCACGGGCGCACCCTGACGCTGGAAGATTATTTCCGGCACGTCAACGGACGGGTCGCGGCCGATGCGCTGCCGTTTGTCCTCGGGCGCGACCTGAGCCGCGATGAGATCGTGGCGTTTACCGAAGAAAAAGAAGCCACCTACCGGCAGCTTTACGGCCCGGACCTTCAGCCGACGCCCGGCCTGATTCCGTTTTTGCAGACCCTCAAAACTTCCGGAACGGGGCTGGCCGTGGGGACTTCTGCCCCGTTCAGCAACATCGGTTTTACCCTCGACGGCCTCCGCATCCGGTCGTATTTCGACGCCGTTGTCGATGCTTCCATGATTTCCCGCGGGAAGCCGGACCCCGAAATCTACCTCCAGGCCGCCGAACGGCTGGGAGTGCCGCCATCCCGCTGCGTGGTTTTTGAAGATGCCTACTCGGGCATCGAAGCGGGGCTGCGGGCCGGGATGAAAGTGGTTGCGCTCGCCACCACGCACACGCCCGGCGAACTGGCCGGCTGCGGGGCGCATCACATCATCCCGAACTTTGAGGCCGGTCTGGAACGGGGTTTACACCGATTGGACAACTGGCTATGA
- a CDS encoding molybdopterin-dependent oxidoreductase → MEPNQSPEQTAKLDRIIEARMKLKRRFEEQMASTPSMTDDKPLGSGPPNRHGMPQIPKSQTVTKKWPVLDLGYHPNIPTDKWQLNLDGEVENPTRLKWPDFMALPQTEDVSDFHCVTTWSQLDMPWVGVRFMDLAALVMPKETATHVMCYGYDGYCTNLSLAEALKPDVLLVHTFNGAPLPLEHGGPVRMITPQLYAWKGSKWIKRIEFLAGDRKGFWEERGYSNTAYPWRNDRYS, encoded by the coding sequence ATGGAACCCAATCAGTCTCCCGAACAAACGGCCAAACTCGACCGCATCATCGAGGCGCGGATGAAACTCAAGCGCCGTTTTGAAGAACAGATGGCCAGCACGCCGTCCATGACCGACGATAAGCCGCTTGGCTCCGGCCCGCCAAACCGCCACGGCATGCCCCAAATTCCCAAAAGTCAGACGGTCACTAAAAAATGGCCCGTCCTCGACCTGGGCTATCATCCCAACATCCCGACAGACAAGTGGCAGCTGAATCTGGACGGGGAAGTGGAGAATCCGACCCGGCTCAAGTGGCCGGACTTCATGGCCCTGCCGCAGACGGAGGACGTCAGCGATTTCCACTGCGTGACGACGTGGTCGCAGCTGGATATGCCCTGGGTGGGCGTTCGGTTTATGGATCTGGCGGCGCTGGTGATGCCCAAAGAAACGGCTACGCACGTCATGTGCTACGGCTACGACGGTTACTGCACCAACCTCTCACTGGCCGAAGCCCTCAAGCCCGACGTGCTGCTCGTCCATACCTTCAACGGCGCCCCGCTGCCGCTCGAACATGGCGGACCCGTCCGCATGATTACGCCCCAGCTCTACGCCTGGAAAGGCTCCAAATGGATCAAACGCATCGAATTCCTGGCCGGCGACCGCAAAGGTTTCTGGGAAGAACGCGGCTACTCCAACACGGCATACCCGTGGCGGAATGACCGGTACAGTTGA
- a CDS encoding D-sedoheptulose-7-phosphate isomerase — MNYFRTYLDQHHRTLESIPTDRVAQLADILKKCWSEDRQLFAFGNGGSGTNASHFITDLGKSASDKQAGQNGLRRFRCFSLSDNVSWITALGNDYAYEDVFFGQLQNYGRPGDVVLTMSVSGNSPNVVKAVEWANENGLITIALVGGKRGRLAEIAQESIVIEDTHYGRVEDAHMAICHMLCYCFIE, encoded by the coding sequence ATGAACTACTTCCGAACCTACCTCGACCAGCATCACCGCACCCTCGAATCCATTCCGACCGACCGGGTGGCCCAACTGGCCGACATCCTGAAAAAATGCTGGTCCGAAGACCGCCAGCTTTTCGCTTTTGGCAACGGCGGGAGCGGCACCAACGCGTCCCATTTCATTACCGATCTCGGGAAAAGTGCTTCCGACAAACAGGCCGGACAGAACGGCCTTCGCCGGTTTCGCTGCTTTTCGCTGAGCGATAATGTGTCGTGGATCACGGCGCTGGGCAACGATTATGCCTACGAAGACGTGTTTTTCGGCCAGCTGCAAAACTACGGCCGTCCGGGCGACGTGGTGCTCACCATGAGCGTTAGCGGCAACTCGCCCAACGTCGTTAAAGCCGTTGAATGGGCCAACGAAAACGGCCTGATCACCATTGCCCTCGTCGGCGGCAAACGCGGTCGCCTCGCCGAAATCGCCCAGGAATCCATCGTCATCGAAGACACCCACTACGGCCGCGTCGAAGACGCACACATGGCGATCTGCCATATGCTGTGCTATTGCTTTATTGAATGA
- a CDS encoding YfhO family protein — translation MNFKRFLPHLFAVIGFAVLAILYASPVLNGKRLNQHDIIQSVSAAREVVEFHKQTGERSWWTNSMFGGMPTYMIAGDYPTSLTTKLGQYINLLLPDPANYLWLIMLGGYILMVSLGMGVWLSALGAVAYGFASYHLLSLEAGHVSKVLAIAYAPGVLAGIILALRGRYLAGAALTALFLGLELYANHIQITYYLAVGILIFIALESVKAIREGRIRHLLLAGSSLAVAALIAVGTHTTRLWSAADYSTVTTRGKSELTIAPPNAPGDAAGKVSSPKSGLDKDYAFQYSYGKGETFTLLVPNFAGGASVGSLTTDSETYKKLTSIGVDAGMAQQFIQQIPLYHGVIYATGGPAYAGAIVVFLFVLGLLTVRGPLKWWALATFVLYVVWSWGKNFEAVNYFFFDYFPGFNKFRAVTMVLSLAQIPMVVLGMVGLKQLLEKKQPLAEINRSLLISLGVTGGLSLLMALVPTVFASFRGVNDEQFVASLEQGFQNRELANQVMAALIDDRIGLFRSDAFRSAVLILLPGGLLWLYLRDKLKTGVLYPALLLLVIFDLFGVDKRYLNNDDFISKSAIQQTLAPSPADEQILADKDPNFRVLDLTTSFMSDARASYFHKSLGGYHAAKMRRYQELIEYQVAGRNNQKVVDMLNTRYILGQGQGAQGQPGAPTAQLNPGAYGNAWFVNEYRLVPDANAEMKAMDALDPRRTAVVDQRFADQLQGLTIQPDSAANTIRLTKYKPNELTYESNARTEQLAVFSEIYYNVRDDWKVTIDGKEVPHLRADYVLRALRVPAGKHTIVFRFDPVSISAGKTIDLVASILLVAFIGLAFFAENRRRKSADVKERQLS, via the coding sequence ATGAATTTTAAACGTTTTTTGCCGCACCTGTTCGCCGTCATCGGGTTTGCGGTTCTGGCTATCCTTTACGCTTCGCCCGTCCTGAACGGCAAACGGCTCAACCAGCACGACATCATTCAATCCGTGTCGGCCGCCCGCGAGGTAGTCGAGTTTCATAAACAGACCGGCGAACGGTCGTGGTGGACCAACTCCATGTTCGGCGGGATGCCGACGTACATGATTGCCGGGGATTATCCCACCAGCCTGACCACCAAACTCGGCCAATATATCAATCTTCTCCTCCCCGACCCGGCCAACTACCTCTGGCTCATCATGCTCGGCGGATACATCCTGATGGTTTCGCTGGGCATGGGCGTCTGGCTCTCGGCGCTGGGGGCCGTGGCCTACGGCTTTGCGTCGTACCACCTGCTGAGCCTGGAAGCCGGACACGTCTCCAAAGTACTGGCCATCGCCTACGCCCCCGGCGTGCTGGCGGGCATCATTCTGGCTCTGCGGGGTCGTTATCTGGCCGGAGCAGCCCTGACGGCCCTCTTCCTCGGACTTGAACTCTACGCCAACCACATCCAGATCACGTATTATCTGGCGGTAGGCATTCTCATTTTTATTGCCCTCGAAAGCGTCAAAGCCATCCGGGAAGGCCGCATCCGGCACCTGCTGCTGGCGGGCAGTTCGCTGGCCGTCGCCGCGCTGATCGCCGTCGGTACGCACACGACCCGTCTGTGGAGCGCCGCCGATTATTCAACGGTGACCACCCGCGGGAAGTCGGAGCTGACGATTGCCCCGCCCAACGCCCCCGGCGACGCGGCCGGAAAGGTATCCAGCCCCAAAAGCGGATTGGACAAGGATTACGCTTTTCAATACAGCTACGGAAAAGGCGAGACCTTCACGCTGCTGGTGCCCAACTTCGCGGGCGGCGCCTCCGTGGGCTCGCTGACAACCGACTCCGAAACCTACAAAAAGCTGACGTCCATCGGCGTGGATGCCGGAATGGCGCAGCAGTTTATCCAGCAGATTCCGCTTTACCACGGCGTTATCTACGCGACCGGCGGGCCTGCTTATGCCGGGGCGATCGTCGTGTTCCTGTTTGTGCTCGGTCTGCTGACGGTTCGCGGCCCGCTCAAATGGTGGGCGCTGGCGACCTTTGTGCTGTACGTGGTCTGGTCCTGGGGTAAAAACTTCGAAGCGGTCAACTATTTCTTCTTCGACTACTTCCCCGGTTTCAACAAATTCCGGGCGGTGACGATGGTGCTTTCGCTGGCGCAGATTCCGATGGTGGTGCTGGGCATGGTCGGGCTGAAACAGCTGCTGGAGAAAAAACAGCCGCTGGCCGAGATCAACCGCAGTCTGCTCATCAGTCTGGGCGTCACGGGGGGGCTTTCGTTGCTGATGGCGCTGGTGCCGACGGTCTTTGCTTCCTTCCGCGGAGTGAACGACGAGCAGTTTGTGGCCAGTCTGGAACAGGGCTTCCAGAACCGCGAGCTGGCCAATCAGGTGATGGCGGCGCTGATCGACGACCGGATTGGCCTGTTCCGCTCCGATGCTTTCCGTTCGGCCGTGCTCATTCTGCTGCCGGGCGGGCTGCTGTGGCTGTATCTGCGCGACAAGCTGAAAACGGGCGTCCTCTACCCCGCCCTGCTCCTGCTGGTGATTTTCGACCTGTTTGGCGTGGACAAGCGGTATTTGAACAACGATGATTTTATCAGCAAAAGCGCCATTCAGCAGACCCTGGCCCCCTCTCCGGCCGACGAGCAGATTCTGGCCGACAAAGACCCGAATTTCCGCGTTCTGGACCTGACCACCAGTTTCATGAGTGACGCCCGGGCTTCCTATTTCCACAAATCGCTGGGCGGTTATCACGCGGCCAAAATGCGGCGGTATCAGGAACTGATTGAATATCAGGTAGCGGGGCGCAACAACCAGAAAGTCGTGGACATGCTGAACACCCGGTACATCCTCGGCCAGGGACAGGGAGCGCAGGGGCAGCCCGGTGCGCCCACCGCCCAGCTTAACCCCGGCGCGTACGGAAACGCCTGGTTTGTGAACGAGTACCGGCTGGTGCCCGATGCCAATGCCGAGATGAAAGCGATGGATGCGCTCGACCCGCGCCGCACGGCCGTGGTCGATCAACGGTTCGCCGACCAGTTGCAGGGCCTGACCATCCAGCCGGATTCCGCCGCCAACACCATCCGCCTGACGAAATACAAGCCCAACGAACTGACCTACGAGAGCAACGCCCGTACCGAGCAGTTAGCGGTTTTCTCCGAAATCTACTATAACGTCCGCGATGACTGGAAAGTGACCATCGATGGTAAGGAAGTACCGCACCTGCGGGCCGATTACGTGCTGCGGGCTCTGCGCGTCCCCGCCGGAAAACACACCATCGTCTTCCGCTTCGACCCGGTTTCGATTTCGGCCGGGAAGACCATCGACCTGGTAGCTTCCATTCTGCTGGTGGCGTTTATCGGGCTGGCGTTTTTTGCCGAAAACCGTCGCCGCAAAAGCGCAGACGTGAAGGAACGCCAATTGTCCTGA
- a CDS encoding LEA type 2 family protein, whose translation MRKGSWIVVGLLLIGLGGAYFWYQKQKNRADDEPYGTALKPRLEMSSFEFTNITSERADMTMKMLIDNPLPVAFKAKGVDYKVYIGDALVAEDAYRKTIQVESDDSTLVQMPVKVYLKKMTEVLKTLENKGVDSVDYRIQSTFDMDVPIMGERTFSVNTSKKLPVYYIPKVKIEEIDLGKLGLKRTDLAVKVDITNKNQFPFKFRDTKYTVSIDGEVIAEGTQSDDIRIAKDAVTPVVFPVTMRPNKLDNVVWKALFEKKNTPYEVILDCKLISEDNSFKNSPFKTRISGTLEDLKGAKK comes from the coding sequence ATGAGAAAAGGAAGTTGGATTGTTGTGGGCTTGTTATTAATCGGTTTAGGCGGAGCTTATTTCTGGTATCAGAAGCAGAAGAACCGGGCCGACGACGAACCGTACGGAACGGCCCTGAAACCGCGCCTCGAAATGAGTTCGTTCGAGTTTACGAACATCACCAGCGAACGGGCGGACATGACCATGAAAATGCTCATCGATAACCCGCTGCCGGTCGCTTTCAAGGCGAAGGGAGTCGATTACAAAGTCTATATCGGCGACGCGCTAGTGGCCGAGGACGCCTACCGGAAGACGATTCAGGTGGAGTCCGACGACAGCACACTGGTCCAGATGCCGGTCAAGGTGTATCTCAAAAAAATGACGGAAGTGCTGAAAACGCTGGAAAACAAGGGCGTCGACAGCGTCGATTACCGCATTCAGTCCACCTTCGACATGGACGTGCCGATCATGGGCGAGCGGACCTTCAGCGTCAACACGAGCAAAAAACTGCCCGTCTACTACATTCCGAAGGTCAAAATTGAAGAAATAGACCTCGGGAAGCTGGGCCTGAAGCGGACCGATCTGGCCGTGAAAGTGGACATTACCAACAAAAATCAGTTTCCCTTCAAATTCCGGGACACCAAATACACCGTCAGCATAGACGGTGAGGTCATTGCGGAAGGCACCCAGTCCGACGACATCCGGATTGCCAAGGACGCCGTAACCCCCGTCGTTTTTCCGGTAACGATGCGGCCCAACAAGCTGGATAACGTGGTCTGGAAAGCCCTTTTTGAAAAGAAAAACACGCCCTACGAGGTAATTCTGGACTGCAAACTCATCAGCGAAGACAACAGCTTCAAAAACAGTCCCTTCAAAACCCGGATTTCGGGGACGCTGGAAGACCTCAAAGGCGCAAAAAAATAA
- a CDS encoding patatin-like phospholipase family protein, protein MNSLNLNALKDRLTLLWARSVFPRLYPSFKWLQAVLSITSVLGVGLLLILLATVLFNASDQFTDLLIAMRLDWKALITRENTVFSQWWRIIFRDSAFVFALLVWSLSLAFTSRWCLFVANVQPVPVRKEYPALADRVHGLQLWLMVKMPRLMGAFPYFIMLVSMTAVVVQAENRHWSDWFWPAIFLLFIGLDALLLQAIYRRLIRSDKSASGEFVKDINQFGPQDPGVYPLFKKWVHLLIWLNLGLLLVFGLLDYNFFVKDLRLNWAALPGFGSLFVFALGGYTLLLMWIRHQLRARQISFLGAIVCLAGLIYVFGFNVYRRTIRLAKPPLPERVQDIRYVDNWLLDTSKGNEQILPVFIVAAEGGGSRSAYWTAAVLAKLDSIPRFREHLLAISGVSGGNVGGSFFISALEDVPDRKEVPGKLAKIAGSDFLSGLVGAFCYPDALSGLFFPFIPALDRARRLEDSFSDAYYNVTGAATLDSGFVALYRNEDGRSPARPLLLLNSTVVETGKKAVFAPVKLSPRFFYDARDVFADTRKDIPLKTVMGLCSRFPVVTPAGTVPLYPKGSYRLVDGGYYENTGLHTAYQLLQLVQSRKSALKAKLGNKIIKPVVLFIQNGDYEPEKDSRAKTDFAPASAFLNAWSNRGPATIGDFNAYLAADTSNAELQVFRLVRKDRQIIPLGWYLSRAAQETMTRQAADLRQSGLNQKAYETVRKAL, encoded by the coding sequence ATGAACTCTTTGAACCTAAACGCGCTGAAAGACAGACTTACCCTGCTGTGGGCGAGGTCCGTATTTCCCCGATTGTACCCTTCGTTCAAATGGCTGCAGGCGGTGCTGAGCATCACTTCTGTCCTGGGAGTGGGCCTGCTGCTGATTCTGCTGGCGACGGTCCTCTTCAACGCCTCCGATCAGTTTACGGACCTGCTGATTGCCATGCGCCTTGACTGGAAAGCCCTGATTACCCGCGAAAATACCGTTTTTTCTCAATGGTGGCGGATCATCTTTCGGGATTCTGCATTCGTTTTTGCCCTGCTGGTCTGGTCGCTGTCGCTGGCGTTTACCTCCCGCTGGTGCCTTTTTGTGGCCAATGTACAGCCTGTGCCCGTCCGGAAAGAATACCCGGCGCTGGCGGACCGGGTTCACGGACTGCAATTGTGGCTGATGGTCAAAATGCCGCGTCTGATGGGCGCATTTCCTTATTTCATCATGCTGGTTTCGATGACGGCGGTGGTTGTGCAGGCCGAAAACAGGCACTGGTCCGACTGGTTCTGGCCCGCCATTTTCCTGCTTTTTATCGGCCTTGACGCCCTGCTGCTGCAAGCCATCTACCGACGGCTGATCCGTAGCGATAAATCGGCTTCCGGGGAGTTTGTGAAGGACATTAACCAATTCGGGCCGCAGGACCCGGGCGTGTACCCGCTTTTCAAAAAATGGGTGCATCTGCTGATCTGGCTTAACCTGGGACTTCTGCTCGTTTTCGGACTGCTGGATTACAATTTTTTTGTAAAAGACCTGCGGCTCAACTGGGCTGCTCTGCCGGGATTTGGCAGCCTGTTCGTTTTCGCTCTGGGAGGATATACCCTGCTGTTGATGTGGATTCGTCACCAGTTGCGGGCCCGCCAGATCTCCTTTCTGGGAGCCATTGTGTGTCTGGCGGGGCTTATTTACGTTTTCGGTTTCAACGTGTACCGCCGGACGATTCGCCTTGCCAAACCGCCGCTGCCGGAACGGGTGCAGGACATCCGGTATGTCGATAACTGGCTGCTGGATACCAGCAAGGGCAATGAGCAGATCCTTCCCGTTTTCATCGTTGCGGCGGAAGGAGGCGGCAGCCGGTCGGCCTACTGGACGGCCGCCGTACTGGCAAAGCTGGACAGCATTCCCCGCTTTCGGGAACACCTGCTGGCTATTTCCGGCGTGTCTGGCGGCAACGTCGGAGGTTCGTTCTTTATCTCCGCGCTTGAAGATGTGCCTGACCGGAAGGAGGTGCCGGGGAAGCTTGCCAAAATTGCCGGAAGTGATTTTCTGTCCGGTCTGGTCGGGGCGTTCTGCTACCCGGACGCCTTGTCCGGCCTTTTCTTTCCGTTCATCCCCGCGCTGGACCGGGCCCGGCGGCTGGAGGACAGCTTCTCGGACGCTTACTACAACGTGACCGGCGCGGCGACGCTGGATTCGGGTTTTGTTGCCCTGTACCGGAACGAGGACGGTCGGAGTCCCGCCAGGCCCCTGTTACTGCTGAATTCAACGGTGGTGGAAACGGGCAAGAAAGCGGTATTTGCGCCGGTAAAGCTGAGTCCGCGCTTTTTTTATGACGCCCGCGACGTTTTTGCGGACACCCGGAAAGACATTCCCCTCAAAACGGTCATGGGCCTTTGCTCGCGGTTTCCCGTGGTGACGCCCGCGGGAACCGTTCCGTTATACCCGAAAGGCTCGTATCGCCTGGTGGACGGCGGCTATTATGAAAACACCGGATTGCATACCGCTTACCAGCTACTCCAACTGGTGCAAAGCCGCAAATCGGCGCTGAAGGCGAAACTCGGGAATAAGATCATCAAACCTGTGGTGCTGTTCATTCAGAACGGCGACTACGAACCGGAAAAGGACAGCCGGGCCAAAACCGATTTTGCGCCTGCCTCGGCCTTCCTGAACGCGTGGAGCAATCGGGGACCGGCCACCATCGGGGATTTTAACGCCTACCTGGCCGCCGATACCAGCAACGCGGAACTACAGGTTTTTCGGTTGGTGAGAAAAGACCGCCAGATCATTCCGCTGGGCTGGTATCTGTCCCGGGCGGCGCAGGAAACCATGACCCGGCAGGCGGCCGACCTCCGGCAGTCCGGACTTAATCAGAAAGCGTACGAGACGGTAAGGAAGGCGCTTTGA